Proteins found in one Drosophila busckii strain San Diego stock center, stock number 13000-0081.31 chromosome 2R, ASM1175060v1, whole genome shotgun sequence genomic segment:
- the LOC108595050 gene encoding FACT complex subunit Ssrp1, which produces MVETLEYSDISAEVRGVMSAGRIKLTEQNIVFKNTKTGKVDQIAAEEIDLINAQKFVGTWGLRVFTKSGALHRFTGFRDSEHEKLSKFIKDAYAQDMVEKEMCVKGWNWGTARFMGSVLSFDKDTKTIFEVPLSHVSQCVTGKNEVTLEFHQNDDAPVGLLEMRFHIPAVESADEDPVEKFHQNVMNKASVISASGESIAIFREIHILTPRGRYDIKIFSTFFQLHGKTFDYKIPMDSVLRLFMLPHKDSRQMFFVLSLDPPIKQGQTRYHFLVMLFAPDEETSIELPFSESELRDKYDGKLEKELSGPVYEVMGKIMKVLIGRKITGPGNFIGHSGTAAVGCSFKAAAGYLYPLERGFIYIHKPPLHIRFEEISTVNFARGGGSTRSFDFEVTLKNGTVHIFSSIEKEEYPKMFDFCSQRKLHVQNMGKDKGGYKDIDFGDSDNENEPDAYLARLKAEAREKEEDDDDGDDSDEESTDEDFKPNENESDVAEEYDSNASSSDSDSDASGGGGGDGGSDGSPKKKHKEKSREKKEKKERKHKEKERTRKTSKKKDSNRPKRATTAFMLWLNDTRETIKRDNPGIKVTEIAKKGGEMWKELKDKSKWEELANKDKQRYHDEMRNYKPAAGDGSDDEGNSSKSSKKRKSDTSPTKKANTSGSGFKSKEYISDDDSSSSAEANKTASEPEKKKSKSGDDEHSDKETKKASDNEASDEESNASASDDEDDDDDSGSD; this is translated from the exons ATGGTCGAGACACTAGAGTACAGCGATATAAGCGCCGAAGTTCGCGGTGTTATG TCCGCAGGGCGTATAAAGCTAACAGAGCAGAACATTGTGTTTAAGAACACTAAAACCGGCAAAGTAGACCAAATTGCCGCTGAGGAAATTGATTtgataaatgcacaaaaattcgTGGGCACTTGGGGATTGCGTGTGTTTACAAAAAGCGGCGCACTGCATCGGTTCACCGGCTTTCGTGACAGCGAGCATGAGAAGTTGAGTAAATTCATCAAGGATGCCTATGCACAGGATATGGTGGAGAAGGAAATGTGCGTCAAGGGGTGGAATTGGGGCACAGCACGGTTCATGGGTTCTGTGCTAAGCTTTGATAAAGACACAAAGACCATATTTGAGGTGCCACTGTCGCATGTATCGCAATGTGTAACAGGGAAAAACGAGGTGACACTGGAGTTTCATCAGAATGATGATGCGCCCGTGGGTCTGCTAGAGATGCGCTTTCATATACCAGCTGTGGAGTCAGCGGATGAAGATCCTGTGGAGAAGTTCCATCAGAATGTTATGAACAAGGCATCGGTCATATCGGCCTCCGGCGAGTCCATTGCCATATTCCGCGAAATTCATATACTAACGCCTCGCGGTCGCTACGACATTAAAATCTTCTCGACCTTCTTCCAGCTGCACGGCAAGACATTCGACTACAAAATACCCATGGACTCAGTGCTGCGTCTGTTTATGCTGCCACACAAAGACAGCCGACAAATGTTTTTTGTGCTCTCACTGGATCCGCCCATTAAGCAGGGCCAGACACGTTATCATTTTCTCGTCATGCTCTTTGCGCCCGATGAGGAAACGAGCATTGAGCTGCCCTTCAGCGAGTCTGAGTTGCGCGACAAGTATGACGGCAAGCTGGAGAAGGAGTTGTCGGGTCCCGTCTATGAAGTTATGGGGAAGATTATGAAGGTGCTTATTGGTCGCAAGATCACCGGACCGGGCAACTTTATTGGCCATTCTGGCACAGCAGCTGTGGGCTGTTCCTTCAAGGCCGCTGCTGGTTATCTGTATCCGTTAGAGCGTGGTTTCATCTATATACATAAGCCACCGTTGCACATCCGCTTCGAGGAAATTAGCACCGTGAACTTTGCACGAGGCGGCGGCTCAACGCGCTCGTTTGACTTTGAGGTGACGCTAAAGAATGGCACCGTCCACATATTCTCATCCATTGAAAAGGAGGAGTATCCCAAGATGTTTGATTTTTGCTCCCAACGCAAGCTGCACGTGCAGAACATGGGCAAGGATAAGGGTGGCTACAAGGACATTGACTTTGGCGACTCGGATAATGAAAACGAACCGGATGCTTATCTTGCGCGTTTAAAGGCCGAAGCGCGTGAGAAGGAAGAGGACGATGATGATGGCGATGACTCAGATGAAGAGTCCACCGATGAAGATTTCAAGCCCAATGAGAATGAGTCTGATGTGGCTGAGGAGTACGACAGCAATGCATCATCATCGGATAGCGATAGCGATGccagtggtggtggtggtggagaTGGTGGCAGCGATGGTTCACCGAAGAAAAAACACAAAGAGAAATCTCGTGAAAAGAAGGAGAAAAAAGAAAGGAAGCACAAGGAGAAGGAACGCACG agAAAAACTAGCAAGAAGAAGGACTCGAATAGGCCAAAACGCGCCACCACAGCCTTTATGCTATGGCTTAACGATACACGCGAGACAATCAAGCGCGATAATCCAGGCATTAAGGTGACTGAAATTGCTAAGAAGGGCGGGGAAATGTGGAAGGAACTCAAGGACAAATCCAAGTGGGAGGAACTGGCGAACAAGGATAAGCAGCGCTATCACGATGAAATGCGTAACTATAAGCCAGCCGCTGGTGACGGCAGCGATGATGAGGGTAACTCCAGCAAGTCCAGCAAGAAACGCAAATCAGACACATCGCCGACGAAGAAGGCCAACACCTCAGGTAGCGGCTTCAAGAGCAAGGAATACATATCCGATGATGATTCTAGCAGCTCAGCGGAGGCTAACAAAACGGCCAGTGAGccagagaaaaagaaaagtaagTCAGGCGATGATGAACATAGTGACAAGGAGACTAAAAAGGCAAGCGATAACGAAGCCAGTGATGAGGAGAGCAATGCCAGCGCCAGTGATGATGaggatgacgatgatgattcAGGCAGcgattaa
- the LOC108595197 gene encoding serine palmitoyltransferase 1, giving the protein MLGTIQLFNELGSIFRNTPTFALVLETLLLITVIWLLLHRRSGKRLTKEQEDQLIEQYEPEPLVPDTDADHPLLRTRLVQSRVGKRIVVDGHDCLNLGSHNYQGFLEDSEILEEACKTLRKYGVGSCGPRGFYGTMDVHLDLEDRLAKFMGLEEAIVYSYGFSTVASAIPAYAKRGDIIFVDEAVNFSVQKGLDASRSTIYFFKHNDMQDLERLLKEQQQRDLKNPKKALKTRRFLVVEGIFMNTGELCPLPELVALRQKYKLRLFLDESISFGTLGKTGRGITEHFNVNREEVDLISAGMEGAMATIGGFCVGSHFIAEHQRLSGLGYIFSASLPPMLTQAAISALDRFERDPHIFEELQQKSRLVQQYFKRFSMLRLQGDELSPVKHLYMSQEHEDLQTERKLLTLLADKCIENGVAVVDAAYLQNRERKPVRPSLRIAVNRLLDETDIKAAFDTIEKISTEVL; this is encoded by the exons ATGCTGGGCACAATACAATTGTTTAACGAATTAGGCAGCATTTTTCGTAAT ACGCCGACCTTTGCGCTGGTACTGGAAACGCTATTATTGATCACGGTGATATGGCTGCTCTTGCATAGGCGTAGCGGCAAAAGACTGACCAAAGAGCAGGAGGATCAGCTTATTGAGCAATATGAACCGGAACCGTTAGTGCCTGATACGGATGCCGATCATCCTTTGCTGCGCACACGCTTGGTGCAATCACGTGTGGGCAAACGCATTGTAGTAGACGGACACGACTGCTTAAATCTAGGTTCACATAACTATCAGGGTTTCCTAGAGGATAGTGAAATTTTGGAGGAAGCATGCAAAACGCTACGCAAATATGGCGTTGGCTCTTGTGGGCCTCGTGGTTTCTACGGCACTATGGATGTGCATTTGGACTTGGAGGATCGCTTGGCCAAGTTTATGGGACTGGAGGAGGCTATAGTGTATTCGTATGGCTTCTCGACTGTAGCTAGCGCTATACCCGCCTATGCTAAGCGTGGGGACattatttttgt TGATGAAGCCGTTAACTTCTCTGTGCAAAAAGGTCTGGATGCCTCTCGCAGTACTATCTACTTTTTCAAGCACAATGATATGCAAGATTTGGAGCGTCTTCTgaaggagcaacaacaacgcgatCTAAAAAACCCCAAGAAAGCGCTAAAGACGCGTCGATTTTTGGTTGTCGAGGGCATCTTTATGAACACAGGCGAATTGTGTCCCTTGCCAGAGCTTGTGGCATTGCGTCAGAAGTACAAGTTGCGATTATTTTTGGATGAAAGTATTAGCTTTGGCACACTGGGTAAAACTGGCCGCGGCATTACAGAGCATTTCAACGTTAAT CGTGAAGAGGTAGATTTGATATCTGCTGGCATGGAGGGAGCCATGGCCACGATTGGCGGCTTTTGTGTGGGCTCACATTTTATAGCCGAGCATCAGCGTCTCTCTGGCTTGGGCTATATATTCTCTGCATCGTTGCCGCCTATGCTAACGCAGGCTGCTATTTCCGCCCTGGATCGCTTTGAGCGTGACCCACACATATTTGAGGAGCTGCAACAAAAGTCGCGTCTGGtgcagcaatattttaaacgTTTCAGCATGTTGCGATTGCAGGGAGATGAACTCTCTCCCGTGAAGCACTTGTATATGAGTCAGGAGCATGAAGATTTGCAGACGGAGCGGAAGCTGCTTACATTATTGGCTGATAAg TGCATTGAGAATGGCGTGGCTGTTGTCGATGCTGCTTATTTGCAGAACCGCGAACGCAAACCCGTGCGTCCCAGTTTGCGCATTGCCGTTAATCGTCTGCTGGATGAGACGGACATTAAAGCTGCCTTTGATACCATTGAAAAGATTTCCACTGAAGTGCTTTAA
- the LOC108596966 gene encoding heterogeneous nuclear ribonucleoprotein U isoform X2, translated as MDLAKLDKMKVVDLRNELQSRGLDTKGVKAVLIERLRAHVEGAVAGSDGEGAPVTPSRRQRRTRSMSRSPSPVAAAPVATEPELETLQEEDQTTADSAIEATEADEFEGADQEDMKDAEEEEEDKPAQESEQTDAAEAEAETAQDVLMSDEIGEREQAVPEEENSEEQEQEAAEKTSVANEAETDDANDADKAATQSNGNDNEQMEVDGDDAVAAAKEAEQSEKEDKPNERRKRSHSQTRSRTGSRSPKRRSGDKRDSKGSAAAAAEERTVPEDEPNMEEKQMGLSWLDSDLHLRIDATNFTTAKPLTAEIYSLIWSGARANYGVREGKVCFEVRLAEESVPENSHHFRDEAHVRGFRVGFSLPPSTMLLGEAEHSFGYCESGRKANNSEFTDYGKPYQLDDVIGCYLDLESTPCNIKYTLNGEDLGVAHEFDKSILGEEGALFPHILTKGYEFSVNFADSEHLLVNAERPTRKRRKQRAESVHKDDDNDGEKWKVLDEATADDDEPEKKEEEAKQVASNEGDKMEENANPNKSNEDNTAEEADVPEPMETQTEQAESAEEAKSEAAEPAEQAAEAATDLEPAAVANGDGQAETEAAEPVETATVSEAEKSEAAKPEEASQDANGEEDDGPSPNKRAKTVSESTEKRQPAVAEEEYEDVVPVPRDAVALLADYVLIALLPFEQLIAGPQRAESRKECEVILLVGLPGAGKTHWTHKHVSETADKRYDIIGPDAFIAKMTIDGASRKTVHKGRWDKVYEICLNSLGALEDIAMKRRRNFILDQPILRCPPWSLAGSTTLSTRS; from the exons ATGGATTTGGCGAAGCTGGACAAGATGAAGGTGGTAGACCTGCGAAACGAATTACAGTCTCGCGGTCTAGATACCAAAGGTGTAAAAGCGGTGCTGATCGAAAGATTGCGGGCACATGTCGAAGGCGCTGTCGCCGGCAGTGATGGAG AAGGCGCGCCAGTTACCCCAAGCCGACGTCAGCGTCGAACGCGTTCTATGTCGCGTTCGCCCTCACCGGTGGCAGCTGCGCCAGTAGCCACCGAGCCCGAATTGGAAACACTACAAGAAGAAGATCAAACAACAGCAGACTCTGCAATAGAAGCAACAGAAGCAGATGAGTTTGAGGGAGCAGACCAAGAAGACATGAAGGACGCAgaagaggaagaagaagaCAAGCCAGCGCAGGAATCTGAGCAAACAGATGCAGCTGAGGCTGAAGCAGAGACAGCTCAAGATGTGCTTATGTCAGATGAAATTGGCGAAAGAGAACAAGCAGTGCCAGAAGAAGAAAACAGtgaagagcaagagcaagaagcagcagagaaAACTTCAGTGGCAAATGAAGCTGAAACTGATGATGCAAACGATGCCGATAAAGCTGCAACTCAGTCCAATGGTAACGATAACGAGCAAATGGAGGTGGACGGCGATGACgccgttgcagctgcaaaagaagCTGAACAGTCAGAAAAGGAGGACAAACCAAATGAACGACGCAAGCGCTCACACAGTCAGACGCGTTCGCGCACAGGCTCCCGTTCGCCAAAGCGTCGCAGTGGCGACAAGCGCGATTCGAAAggatcagctgctgctgctgctgaggagCGGACAGTGCCGGAAGATGAGCCCAACATGGAGGAGAAGCAAATGGGACTCAGCTGGC TTGATTCGGATTTGCATTTGCGCATTGATGCCACAAATTTTACTACAGCAAAACCGCTGACCGCAGAGATTTACTCCCTTATTTGGTCCGGTGCACGCGCCAATTACGGCGTGCGTGAGGGCAAAGTGTGCTTTGAGGTGCGCCTTGCTGAGGAATCGGTGCCAGAGAATTCGCATCATTTTCGTGATGAAGCGCATGTGCGTGGTTTTCGTGTGGGTTTCTCCCTGCCGCCATCAACAATGCTGCTGGGCGAAGCGGAACATTCCTTTGGTTATTGCGAAAGCGGACGCAAGGCCAACAACAGCGAGTTTACCGATTATGGGAAGCCATATCAGTTGGATGATGTAATTGGCTGCTATTTGGATTTGGAGAGCACGCCTTgcaatatcaagtatacgctgAATGGCGAGGACTTGGGTGTGGCGCATGAGTTTGACAAGAGCATTTTGGGCGAGGAGGGTGCACTCTTTCCGCACATTCTCACCAAGGGCTATGAGTTTAGTGTCAACTTTGCCGACAGCGAGCATTTGCTAGTAAATGCTGAGCGTCCAACACGCAAACGACGCAAGCAGCGCGCCGAATCCGTGCATAAGGATGATGACAACGATGGGGAAAAGTGGAAGGTGCTGGATGAGGCCACCGCAGATGATGATGAGCCTGAAAAGAAGGAAGAAGAGGCTAAACAAGTTGCTAGCAATGAAGGCGACAAAATGGAGGAGAACGCCAACCCTAACAAGTCAAATGAGGATAACACAGCAGAAGAAGCTGATGTTCCAGAGCCCATGGAAACTCAAACGGAGCAAGCTGAGAGTGCCGAGGAAGCAAAGTCCGAGGCAGCTGAGCCTG ctgagcaagcagctgaagcagccaCTGATTTGGAACCTGCAGCGGTTGCCAATGGCGATGGCcaagctgaaactgaagctgcaGAGCCTGTGGAAACTGCGACCGTGTCTGAGGCTGAGAAGTCAGAGGCAGCCAAGCCGGAGGAAGCATCGCAGGATGCCAACGGCGAAGAAGATGATGGTCCATCGCCCAATAAGCGCGCCAAAACTGTCTCTGAATCGACAGAGAAGCGACAGCCGGCTGTGGCCGAGGAAGAATATGAGGATGTGGTCCCTGTTCCACGCGATGCTGTTGCATTATTGGCAGACTATGTGCTAATCGCTCTGTTGCCTTTTGAGCAACTCATTGCTGGCCCACAGCGCGCCGAATCACGCAAAGAATGCGAGGTTATCCTACTGGTGGGTCTGCCTGGTGCCGGCAAGACGCACTGGACGCACAAGCATGTGTCGGAGACAGCCGACAAGCGTTATGACATCATTGGACCGGACGCTTTTATAGCCAAGATGACA ATTGATGGTGCTTCGCGTAAAACGGTGCACAAGGGCCGTTGGGATAAGGTCTATGAAATCTGCTTGAATAGTCTGGGCGCTTTGGAAGACATTGCCATGAAGCGACGTCGCAATTTTATACTTGATCAG CCAATTTTACGCTGCCCTCCCTGGAGTTTGGCTGGTTCGACGACATTATCTACACGGAGCTGA
- the LOC108594876 gene encoding uncharacterized protein LOC108594876, whose amino-acid sequence MALRSLLLFILLLQAMQINGKAKFTNIQCVSYDQNITIFNTCRLYAVKRDVAEVALRLQIINFPKQPITMRIQLLKRASGYKPFLYDVSHHDFCEYLEKRNHPFVNIIFNSLANYTNVNKCPLPSQLSIEHFRFPVKSLDLLPLPFGEYAIYATFSAEQRERLQLKVFFTLTEFRK is encoded by the exons atggcGCTGCgatcgttgctgctgttcatctTGCTTCTGCAAGCAATGCAG ATCAATGGCAAGGCAAAGTTCACTAACATACAGTGCGTTAGCTACGATCAAAAcattacaatatttaacaCTTGCCGCTTATATGCGGTTAAGCGCGATGTTGCTGAAGTGGCTTTACGTCTGCAGATAATCAATTTTCCCAAGCAGCCAATAACG atgCGCATACAACTATTGAAGAGAGCTAGTGGCTATAAGCCCTTTCTCTATGATGTAAGCCATCATGATTTTTGTGAATATCTGGAGAAACGCAATCATCCTTTTGTCAATATTATCTTCAATAGTCTTGCCAACTACACAAACGTCAACAAGTGTCCTTTGCCG TCCCAACTGTCAATAGAGCACTTTCGTTTTCCTGTCAAATCGCTGGACTTGCTGCCACTGCCCTTTGGAGAATACGCTATATATGCCACATTTAGTGCTGAGCAACGGGAACGTCTGCAGCTGAAGGTATTTTTTACGCTCACTGAATTTCGCAAgtga
- the LOC108596966 gene encoding heterogeneous nuclear ribonucleoprotein U isoform X1: MDLAKLDKMKVVDLRNELQSRGLDTKGVKAVLIERLRAHVEGAVAGSDGEGAPVTPSRRQRRTRSMSRSPSPVAAAPVATEPELETLQEEDQTTADSAIEATEADEFEGADQEDMKDAEEEEEDKPAQESEQTDAAEAEAETAQDVLMSDEIGEREQAVPEEENSEEQEQEAAEKTSVANEAETDDANDADKAATQSNGNDNEQMEVDGDDAVAAAKEAEQSEKEDKPNERRKRSHSQTRSRTGSRSPKRRSGDKRDSKGSAAAAAEERTVPEDEPNMEEKQMGLSWLDSDLHLRIDATNFTTAKPLTAEIYSLIWSGARANYGVREGKVCFEVRLAEESVPENSHHFRDEAHVRGFRVGFSLPPSTMLLGEAEHSFGYCESGRKANNSEFTDYGKPYQLDDVIGCYLDLESTPCNIKYTLNGEDLGVAHEFDKSILGEEGALFPHILTKGYEFSVNFADSEHLLVNAERPTRKRRKQRAESVHKDDDNDGEKWKVLDEATADDDEPEKKEEEAKQVASNEGDKMEENANPNKSNEDNTAEEADVPEPMETQTEQAESAEEAKSEAAEPAEQAAEAATDLEPAAVANGDGQAETEAAEPVETATVSEAEKSEAAKPEEASQDANGEEDDGPSPNKRAKTVSESTEKRQPAVAEEEYEDVVPVPRDAVALLADYVLIALLPFEQLIAGPQRAESRKECEVILLVGLPGAGKTHWTHKHVSETADKRYDIIGPDAFIAKMTIDGASRKTVHKGRWDKVYEICLNSLGALEDIAMKRRRNFILDQTNAYASAQRRKMKGFSDFKRIAVVCIPGEDELKRRIAEKEEKGNAFTVKESTINNLRANFTLPSLEFGWFDDIIYTELNGDEAKAEVKKYNEKGKKAIDADRSRDKRSRGGRDNYRRDDRNRNRHFDDRRRDHGGQRYDSRWNDSRRGGAGGSNYSSGGGGGGGGAGGGNRNYDNRNRNYGSGGGGGGGGGQQNWMQNNRRSGYDDRSYGGGGGGGGGGGNRGYDNRNRNYSGGGGGGGSGGQQNWMQNNRRSGYEDRGYGGGGGGSSRDYRDRERGGNDRNRMGSNDRNRGNSQSSYRSGGGNHQQQRDFRHGHRDTKEDSRGGYERSAAQTLPKYGNMTAHGGYEQYKPQSGGGNQPGVKPALSGKWSTYAQHQQQQQTQQPGVWQQQQQQPQQSYQQQQQQSAGQQQYWNYNQMQGYGNQQQQQQQQQQQSAWQGADPQQQQQWMSWWQQQQGASGGASTANSANSASGGSGGGAAGIAGNNDGGATNHYWSQYSYSTQSNAGLDKK; the protein is encoded by the exons ATGGATTTGGCGAAGCTGGACAAGATGAAGGTGGTAGACCTGCGAAACGAATTACAGTCTCGCGGTCTAGATACCAAAGGTGTAAAAGCGGTGCTGATCGAAAGATTGCGGGCACATGTCGAAGGCGCTGTCGCCGGCAGTGATGGAG AAGGCGCGCCAGTTACCCCAAGCCGACGTCAGCGTCGAACGCGTTCTATGTCGCGTTCGCCCTCACCGGTGGCAGCTGCGCCAGTAGCCACCGAGCCCGAATTGGAAACACTACAAGAAGAAGATCAAACAACAGCAGACTCTGCAATAGAAGCAACAGAAGCAGATGAGTTTGAGGGAGCAGACCAAGAAGACATGAAGGACGCAgaagaggaagaagaagaCAAGCCAGCGCAGGAATCTGAGCAAACAGATGCAGCTGAGGCTGAAGCAGAGACAGCTCAAGATGTGCTTATGTCAGATGAAATTGGCGAAAGAGAACAAGCAGTGCCAGAAGAAGAAAACAGtgaagagcaagagcaagaagcagcagagaaAACTTCAGTGGCAAATGAAGCTGAAACTGATGATGCAAACGATGCCGATAAAGCTGCAACTCAGTCCAATGGTAACGATAACGAGCAAATGGAGGTGGACGGCGATGACgccgttgcagctgcaaaagaagCTGAACAGTCAGAAAAGGAGGACAAACCAAATGAACGACGCAAGCGCTCACACAGTCAGACGCGTTCGCGCACAGGCTCCCGTTCGCCAAAGCGTCGCAGTGGCGACAAGCGCGATTCGAAAggatcagctgctgctgctgctgaggagCGGACAGTGCCGGAAGATGAGCCCAACATGGAGGAGAAGCAAATGGGACTCAGCTGGC TTGATTCGGATTTGCATTTGCGCATTGATGCCACAAATTTTACTACAGCAAAACCGCTGACCGCAGAGATTTACTCCCTTATTTGGTCCGGTGCACGCGCCAATTACGGCGTGCGTGAGGGCAAAGTGTGCTTTGAGGTGCGCCTTGCTGAGGAATCGGTGCCAGAGAATTCGCATCATTTTCGTGATGAAGCGCATGTGCGTGGTTTTCGTGTGGGTTTCTCCCTGCCGCCATCAACAATGCTGCTGGGCGAAGCGGAACATTCCTTTGGTTATTGCGAAAGCGGACGCAAGGCCAACAACAGCGAGTTTACCGATTATGGGAAGCCATATCAGTTGGATGATGTAATTGGCTGCTATTTGGATTTGGAGAGCACGCCTTgcaatatcaagtatacgctgAATGGCGAGGACTTGGGTGTGGCGCATGAGTTTGACAAGAGCATTTTGGGCGAGGAGGGTGCACTCTTTCCGCACATTCTCACCAAGGGCTATGAGTTTAGTGTCAACTTTGCCGACAGCGAGCATTTGCTAGTAAATGCTGAGCGTCCAACACGCAAACGACGCAAGCAGCGCGCCGAATCCGTGCATAAGGATGATGACAACGATGGGGAAAAGTGGAAGGTGCTGGATGAGGCCACCGCAGATGATGATGAGCCTGAAAAGAAGGAAGAAGAGGCTAAACAAGTTGCTAGCAATGAAGGCGACAAAATGGAGGAGAACGCCAACCCTAACAAGTCAAATGAGGATAACACAGCAGAAGAAGCTGATGTTCCAGAGCCCATGGAAACTCAAACGGAGCAAGCTGAGAGTGCCGAGGAAGCAAAGTCCGAGGCAGCTGAGCCTG ctgagcaagcagctgaagcagccaCTGATTTGGAACCTGCAGCGGTTGCCAATGGCGATGGCcaagctgaaactgaagctgcaGAGCCTGTGGAAACTGCGACCGTGTCTGAGGCTGAGAAGTCAGAGGCAGCCAAGCCGGAGGAAGCATCGCAGGATGCCAACGGCGAAGAAGATGATGGTCCATCGCCCAATAAGCGCGCCAAAACTGTCTCTGAATCGACAGAGAAGCGACAGCCGGCTGTGGCCGAGGAAGAATATGAGGATGTGGTCCCTGTTCCACGCGATGCTGTTGCATTATTGGCAGACTATGTGCTAATCGCTCTGTTGCCTTTTGAGCAACTCATTGCTGGCCCACAGCGCGCCGAATCACGCAAAGAATGCGAGGTTATCCTACTGGTGGGTCTGCCTGGTGCCGGCAAGACGCACTGGACGCACAAGCATGTGTCGGAGACAGCCGACAAGCGTTATGACATCATTGGACCGGACGCTTTTATAGCCAAGATGACA ATTGATGGTGCTTCGCGTAAAACGGTGCACAAGGGCCGTTGGGATAAGGTCTATGAAATCTGCTTGAATAGTCTGGGCGCTTTGGAAGACATTGCCATGAAGCGACGTCGCAATTTTATACTTGATCAG ACGAATGCCTATGCCTCGGCCCAGCGACGTAAAATGAAGGGTTTTAGCGACTTCAAGCGTATTGCGGTTGTTTGCATACCCGGCGAAGATGAATTGAAACGTCGCATTGCCGAAAAAGAGGAAAAGGGAAATGCTTTTACAGTTAAAgaatcaacaataaataacttaCGAG CCAATTTTACGCTGCCCTCCCTGGAGTTTGGCTGGTTCGACGACATTATCTACACGGAGCTGAACGGGGACGAGGCCAAGGCCGAGGTTAAGAAGTACAATGAGAAAGGCAAGAAGGCCATTGATGCAGACAGGTCGCGTGACAAGCGATCCCGCGGCGGACGCGATAACTATCGACGTGATGATAGAAATCGCAATCGTCATTTTGACGATCGTCGTCGAGATCATGGCGGTCAACGCTATGATAGTCGCTGGAACGACTCCAGAAGAGGCGGCGCTGGTGGCAGCAACTACtccagtggcggcggcggtggcggagGAGGAGCTGGTGGTGGCAATCGTAACTACGATAATCGTAATCGCAATTATGGGAGCGGTggtggaggcggcggcggcggcggccaacAGAACTGGATGCAAAACAATAGGCGTAGCGGGTATGATGATCGTAGCTatggtggtggcggtggcggtggcggcggcggtggaaATCGCGGCTACGACAATCGTAATCGAAACTATagcggaggcggcggcggcggcggtagTGGCGGTCAGCAAAACTGGATGCAAAATAATCGTCGCAGCGGCTATGAGGATCGTGGctatggcggcggcggtggcggaaGCTCACGAGATTATCGCGATCGAGAACGCGGCGGTAATGATCGCAATCGAATGGGTAGCAACGATCGCAATCGTGGTAATAGCCAGAGCAGCTATCGCTCCGGTGGAGGCAATCATCAGCAACAACGGGATTTTCGGCATGGCCACCGCGACACCAAAGAAGATAGTCGCGGTGGCTATGAGCGCTCAGCTGCCCAAACGCTGCCCAAGTACGGCAATATGACAGCCCATGGCGGCTACGAACAGTACAAGCCGCAGTCTGGTGGCGGCAATCAGCCTGGCGTTAAG CCTGCGTTAAGTGGCAAATGGAGCACATAtgcgcagcatcagcaacaacagcagacgCAACAGCCAGGCgtctggcagcagcagcaacaacagccacaacaatcataccagcaacaacaacaacaatccgccggtcaacaacaatattggAACTATAATCAAATGCAAG GTTATggcaaccagcagcaacaacaacaacaacagcagcagcaatccgCTTGGCAAGGCGCCGacccgcaacaacaacagcaatggaTGTCCTGGTGGCAG caacaacaaggtGCCAGTGGTGGAGCATCAACGGCCAATAGTGCCAACAGTGCGAGCGGTGGGAGTGGCGGTGGCGCTGCGGGCATCGCTGGCAATAATGATGGCGGTGCCACCAATCATTATTGGTCTCAATATTCATACTCCACACAGTCCAATGCGGGCCTCGACAAAAAATAA